The genomic DNA CATTTACATGTGAAAATAATAAAGATCAATTCCATTACTTCTAAATTGATGGAAAAGCCACCACTGCAACAGTATGAACAATACCTTGTAATTTTCATGAGTAAGAACTGATAACTAAAAGAGGACCATACAATGCAACTGAAAAGTGACAAGATATGCATCTAACTTGTATAGAAATTCACAAAGTCTCAGAACTGTTACCAATCACATTATTATATGGCATCTTTCTACCAAACAACCAACCCACAAGTACAAGTTGATTCGTTCTATATgaaattctaaataaaataaTCTAAATTAGCTGAATTCTAATTCAGCAcacatcaaaaaaaaaaaaaaatagcagcaCAAAGTGAGTTTGTGTGCATGTGCATGCACTATCTTGCCAATAGTCAAACACAATTTACGGGCCTTCATTAGGGATTCTTACAACAAAGGAAGCAAAATTTCAAGCAACATTAAATTGTCCAAAGTAATAAAAAAGCAGCAAAGATATTGCACGCTACCAAAAAGTTCATTTCAGCTTTTCCTCTTACCAGATCCTCCCAAAAGCGACCTGAGACAACCTTTTTGAATCGTATTATCCACTTGCCACCATTGGAGTTTGCAGAATCCTGACAGGTAACAATGTTAAAACTACGCATGTTATGATTGGCATAATATAAGAATATAAGCCAGCAATTCTGGAATTACCAAGACTAAATTAAAAGGTGACCAAAATGTATCACAAGGTTAGGTTTATGATGCAACCTCCCATAAAGGACGGATTCCCTCCTTGAAAAGATGCAAATCAGTGGGACTAGGCAAAGAAGAAGGTCGAGCCAAGTGGCAATAGCAGACCCAAAAGCCTTCAACCTATATAGAATAATGCTAAAGGTCTAGTTAGCAAAATGAACCAAGCAAAAGATCTTATATATAAGCAAGAATTTAAATCAGACTACTATTTCCACATGTTCAGTGACAATAGAACTTACTGTACCAAACTCCATGATTTTCTTAATATTGTCCTCATATGATGTTTGTGTTCGAACTCCTGGTGTTCGGCGAGTGTACCAAAATACAAACTTGTACTGATAATAGATATGGAAAAGCCCAATAAGCACTTCTAAAACAAAGCCATTATAAATTATGTGTAAAAAAGTAACGAGTGACACCACACCTATTAGTAAAGGTGAAACACCTCAAGTGGGGTTTAATATAATGCACATTACAGTTTGATGGCATGGGCTTCTACAGCCCTTAATCAACATGGTGACAATTGACAACCCCAAGTTGAGCTTGCTTCCATTGGCAAGTGATGGAAATCAACAAGAACAACAAGATCCTAGGAATATTCATGAGATGATGTAAAATGCAATTGCACAAGAAGCTCCAATCACAAGAACTAGAGTTAAGAAAATGCAAGAGTTGATTGAGGAAGCAGTTGTACAAGAAGCTAAACATGGAGATACAATCAATAAATTGGGGTTACAAGAAGATGGAAAGTGGCTTAATTTCATCCAAGTTTGTGTGGAAGATGATCAAGAAATATTTGGACAGAAATGACGAGTTTTTACACAAACTTAgtgttttttctttttatctataATAGGTCTAaatagttttatttaattattttttgtcaGATTCATATATTTTGAGCCTTAATTATGTGTTTTTGGGCCTTAGGTTGGAGTGCAACCCACTCCaccttttttttattagtttttagggttttattttattttttatagtttAGGGATTTAGGGTTTCAGCGCATATATGAGGCTAACTTAATACTTTTTCAGTTTAACAttacttttaattaaattaatacaagAGAGGGATTTTTCCTAAATTCTTTCTTGAACTAAACTAAATTCTCTAAGAGTGATTAACCTTGTAAGGTTTAACAATCTTGATATTCTTGGTTCTTATTTGATTATAAACTTTGAGTCAAGAATATTTAATTCTACCTTTTAATTATCTTGGTTTTCAATTCTCTATAATTGATAGGTCAAGGTATTCCTTGGTGTTTGAACTTAATTTTGGCTTTCTTGGGATTATAAACCAAACCCGTTCATGAGTTTCAACACATCATTTTTGAGGATCGCATCAGCATGGCTGTaatttatgtcttaggaagggcAATGTAAGCAaaatagagaaaaagaaaaggaaaatgcttTTCTTTGGTTAGGGGTCAATAGACTAAGGAACTAGAACTTACTGAAAAGTGCAAAAAAGAGTTTTATTTGGTTTGTATTATCAAACCGAGTAACTTTCTGGAAAGTAGGCCATTCTATTTCCCTTGTGCAAGAGAAGTAACTTAACTAGGTGAGATTTGGTAAGTTGCACTTTTCTAATTAAGTACAATGTAATTTATCAATTTGTCCTTTGATTAGTTAACTTTTAAATTATATTAcaagttttttatttttatttttttacaatttaGAAGCAAATTACTTTCTAAGAAGTTAATTTGTATACTAAACACATTTATATATTATAGTATTTTACAATTTAGAAGCAAATTATTTTCTGAGAAGTTAATTTATATACCAAACACATTTATATATACTTCCTAGAAAGTAAATTCCATAGAAGTGTAAACTTCCTAGGAAATAGAATATTTTGAACACAAAAAGTTTGCCATTTGCAGATTGCCTACCAAACAATGAAATGgtctttaaataattaaattccaTAGATAGGGTATGCTTCTATAGCACATGCTTGGGAGATTAACTAATGGGCATTGTTGCTATTGTAAAAAGGGGCATATAAAAACTCTGATTCCTTGTAGAGTAAGAGAATCTAAAAtgcttaatttaaaatatatttgaactagcctaagaaaataaaatttaaaaatatttcatttccctttttttcaaaaaaaaaaaaaaaatctttctttCTTCAAGTTCCCAAAGTAACTATAATTACTTTGAACTTCAAATTTGAAACTTCAGTTACGCCTTTTTTACAATTTCACAAACAAGGTCATTCCAAGTTCCCGTTTGAATTTTTCTCCGACCGGTTAGAGATCATACATCAATGTTTGTGATTTTCAGTGCCTAATGTCTACGCCCAAAGGTGGCTCAGAAACTAAACCTTGTGTTTCTTAAAAACTCATTGCACTGAATGACAAATACGTGGATTTTAAAAGAGATTTACCAAAAAGCTCTTGAATCCAAGTATAAAACAATGACACAAGCTAATAGAACATGCTTCTAACCAAGCTAGAACCCATCTTCTAACGCCCAAGTCCATCTAAGCTCAATCCTATATTTTATACATCAATAAAAAGACCTATCAAAGACTTTTCCTTTCAAAACCAAATATAAATACTAAGACCCCAAATCAACCCTAAAGTGATCATCTCAAACTTACAAAATAACGACATAATTTGGCTAGCATTTCAAAAGCAATATATAAAATTCTTTCTTttcgtttaaaaaaaaaaaaaaacttataacaTAACTACGGatataacccacttaaaaaatattttttttaattagttaaaaaCAAGCGCACAAACAAGGTACAAGGAGGAAGGCACACACCCTATTTTTGTCATGCTAAGGATCAGCCCTGCCACCAGAAACAGATACTCGTAGAACagactaaaatttttatttttaattggttAAGAAAACATGCACACGCACAAGGGAAGGCACCCACCatttgataaataattattaCCAAAAAAAAGGGATTCACCTGACATTCATGATCCATCGCAAAATAATCAAATTTCCACAACTAGCAGGGGCCAaagatttaattatataaaattacacAACACAAACATAAAGAGAACGAAAGTGAGAACCTTGAGGGGATGCAAACCAGCTTTGAGGTCACGTGCTTGGCGTTCTTCGGCTTCTTTATCGATATTCTCAAGTGATGCTGAATCAGCTGCCGTTTGagcattattattgttattatcgtTGTTAATGTTTGTGCTGTTTTCTGTTTCCTTCTTCTCGGTGATATCCATTTCCTATTTAGGTTTCTTCGCTGAAAGCCCAAATCCTAAAGTTCTAATCGTATGTCTCTGCGTTAGGGTTTCTATGAAGTCCAGCCGAGAATATGGAAGAGGAAACGAGCGAGAAGGAAAAGAGTAAAAGGACCGTACAGGCTGCTGCTTCTTTGACCTTTCTCTTGGTAGGATATTTTTGAAGACTGTTTGGAAACGTCGATAAATTAACACCGCTCTCGGCAACATAGACAATAACATTGTGTATAGATTGAAACGAGGAAAATGatatgagaaaaataaagaagataaTAACATAagtggaaaaaaaaatttttctcctgtatagataaaaaaatatatatattaaaggctaagttattttataaatagtaaaattataattttatttttaaattaagaaataaaaatttattaaatattgagGTATatttattgtcacgacccaacctatgggccggaccggcactaggatcagggccagcctaaagcccccgaaacccgtagtaagcctaactattcattaatccaactctaaggcccatttgggcccaatatcaagaaatcaaccggacagagtccggccataaaatggacctatcaACAGAGAGTttatgactcacccgacctgtaaacacaataaatactcaattggggagctcagctcaccctccacatactcatatcatcataaaaacatatgggagcttggctccctcatccagtccatcaaacatgcatatcgtCATACGTTTataggtccaacatggtaataatattacagaccaaaatcaaataaatatttctaacacatgcggaaattctaagagtaaataaaattacacaaatattgacaaacaacctgcgaaggagaaaagcaggttaaccacaataaaatcctcccagctttgaaaaaatattgaacaggagtgagcgttcgactcagagagtaaaatatcaattttaaccataatctctataactatctaaaactaatgcaccctgtagagtgaaatacaacatcaacaacattttcacatcataacatcaaaaaggtaatttggagcactcacacaccctgtagtatcagtcataatatatgggagttgatccctatctgactctcttaaatccaacccggtgcgtgaagaactcaagccggactttcgcttaataaaccaaatcgagggtcccagcgaagaactcaagccgtaacTACCCctagaaggatcgggtcccagcgaagaactcaagccgtgactacccgtcctatccatagtccacaccacatcacacgcacgccaacgcacgctgcttgctccaaattaccacaacaacatccatggcactttaacagttatcaatgcaacataaatcatgcctatagttaaactacataaatatatgcatataagtgatgcatgggcatacttgaacatataataatagtgaaattacaattaaaattattattttactcacagacttgacaatcaCATCCTTTGTGGCGgtagcggaggaagaaggtcatcggctcacctgacaatcacattacaatttttaatataaatgactcaatacaatcaagaaaagaccaaatacgtcctaagtcgtgccgaaaatccggcagagtctcccctatacctaggacctacccaacctgcaaaagggctcaaaacacacttctatattcacaatccatatatccacaactcaatcacatcacacagcccctcctgggcccatcaaatcagtcatccatcacaatatgtaaaatttcaatttagtccttataattaatcatttttgcaaaaactgcccaaacaagctctaaaaattttaaaatcttgccccgcggtccttagcaatattactaggctattgcaaaaagaatcataattttctgagctaccacgaatattttatggatttttaatcctagttaagcactagaaaattacgaaaaaacaaggttcgggtttacctttgccgattccgacttcggggacgcgctcgggacgtctgacaatgggggggtagccaaaaccttggtccaattcggagacttttccggtaacgggtctgtctggcccgaaatttgcagacccggtcaactgtcgaatttcctcgaattgaggatacctacacgaagcccacaacacgggggttagtacataaatttttcagaattttctaagctcatttaatgctcgaaaagacactgcgaagttccgtgggacccaccgaaaaacggtgtcggaaaaatttgaaatttatgtcgccgcgaagctctcgacgagtggagcgctctggtactctcggttttctcgtgggattcacggtttgtgagaaatctagcccgaaagtcaaaatgggctaaaacttcccgggcaaaaattggacaaaccgcttgatggatttcggtgttcttggtgtctatggaaagctctcgtcgagtagatgattttagacacaagacccagtccaattggtggccggatcggccagatttTGGTCGGGAAGTCAAAACGTCGCGCGCGCTCTGCGCGTCCATTCAAAGGCCGTTTCAGGCGTTCGGTAGCGgcaaggaggaggaggaggagagagagagagagagagagaagagagaggaagaaggaagaaaaagaaaaggtcggtccgattcgaccggtccgatccggtccggttcgattcggccggtccgattcaggatacaaaattttgaatttttactctgcctcgggaccgaaaacgaggtccaaaaattccgaaaaaatttcagaaaactcataaaaatacgtagactccaaatatatttttagttttgccacgtggtctttaaattaatttttaaaaatcatcaaagtttatattttcggaaaatcgaacccgatttttaaaatccgaaaaatctcaaaaaaattcctaaaatttaaataaaattaaaataccaaaaatgctcataaaataataaaatttaaaatttttggggtgttacatttataatttttttccttttacttttcttttattttgaaaagaaaataaaattagacaaaaaaaaatttattttcctcttaaattttctttctttcttaattttctatcaatctaaatataaaataataaaaaataaaattattttcctcttaaattttttttactcttttcatctaatgtaacaccctaggcaaatcccacatcgacaaaacacgggagagatgctgggtttataagttgatagttcgtaacccctagtgacgcgttttaaaaccgtgagggcttcaacccagagtggacaatatcactagtggacatttgtggtatcagtggACTCCTTCTGTGTGGTGCgaggtgggcttgtcacgaccgggGATGGGGTTGGGGCGTGCTTGTTCAACGGGTGGAAACCGTGTCCCACATCAAGGAAAGATTAGGGCCATATATGTGGTAGCCTTCCtcagggaatgaaacctcccaagggacaagaggcccatgggccaaagcggacaatactagcgGAGAAGGATTGACATTTGTGGtatgtgcaaccttgagcgatggtggggcaaagtcccataagggggtggattgtaacacctaggcaaatccacatcgacaaaacacgggagagatgctgggttcataagatggaggttcctaacccctattgacgcgttttaaaaccgtgagggcttcggcccatagcggacaatatcactagtgggtcgggccgttaCATATGagcattgtaacaccctaggcaaatcccacatcgacaaaacacgggagagatgctgggtttataagttgatggtttgtaactcctagacaatatcactagtgggtgggccattacatttgtggtatcgagctactcgcgtgcaaccttgagcgatggtgggagtcccataagggggtggattgtaacacctaggcaaatccacatcgacaaaacacgggagagatgggttcataagttgatagttcacaatatcactagtggccattacatttgtggtatcgcgtgtcctcttgggcgatggtggggcaaacctcgccgagtcccgaaagggggagaaaggtccaggcaaatcccacatcggcaaagcatggagatggtcttgggctcaaaagtaatgatatataagatggggaactaatcactaggcgccttttggtggaatggcacgagagttggaagaactcgttAAGCGTGCtcgttgagagaaatcctaggatgggtgacctcgggaagttctccattccacctatgggacaaaaccgtgaggcttatggccagcggacaattcctctagtggtggttcccccgctcgcgtgtcctcttgggcgctggtggggcaaacctgaaagggggagaaaggtccaaatcccacatcggcaaagcacggagatggtcttgggctcaaaagtaatgatatataagatggggaactaatcactagaggcgccttttggtggaatggcacgGAAAGTTGGAAGAACTCAGGTTAAGCGTGCtcatttgagagaaatcctaggatgggtgacctcctgggaagttctccattccacctatgggacaaaaccatgaggcttatggccaaagcggacaattcctctagtggctggttccaaatgtaacggcccgacccactagtgatattgtccgctatgGGCCGAAGTCCtcagaaccaccaacttataaaccatctctcccgtgttttgacgatgtgggatttgcctaggtgttacaatccacccccttatgggactggtttgccccaccatcgttcaaggttgcgatACCAAATTGTCATTCTCTTAGTATTGTGCGCTTTGGCcgatgggcctcacggatttgtcccttgggagtttTCATTCCCAAAGTGAGGAAGgctccacatatatggcccaaatctttccttctCGATGTGGGACACGGTTTCcatggttgaacaagcacgtcccaaccccatcaaCAAGTCCACTCCGCTGCGACTTCCTCGCACCACACTAGAGGagtcgataccacaaatgtaacgtgTGATATTgtcaactatcaacttatgaaccatctcattttgtcgatgtggatttgcctaggtgttacaatccaccccttatGGGAAGGTTTGCCTCAAGGTtggataccacaaatgtaatggcccccactagtgatattgtccgcaagccctcacggttttaaaacgcgtcattaggggttacgaaccaccaacttataatcccagcatctctcccgtgttttgtcgatgtgggatttgcctagggtgttacaatccaccccttatGGGACCTAATACCACAAATATAAtggcggcccactagtgatattgaaccaacaacttataaacccagcatctctctcgtgttttgtcgatgtgggatttgcctagggtgttacatctaAATATAATGTAATTTGCGAAATGGATGCTATCATATAGTTTTGTACCAGCTAAATTCACGAGTTGGAGTTAAAGCGGACTCAAACCATTGACATTCACCGTAAATTATCGCATCTCGAGCCTTCTGACTAATTTTACTATAGAGGCCAATGATAGATAATGACTCCcccatcatatatatataaattcatgtattatatactttaattaattttatatattttttgatataaatatttaatctaatattAAACTTATTCTCATATAatctatattttataataaaaacatcatttttaaaattattttgtgCATAATTATCTATCATTTTAagaatatcaaaagtattaattattctttttatttatatCAATGTTTCTATTAAGCATAataactatttatataattttttaaaatttatctcttttcttaattatatgaaataaataataatttaatttaattaaatattattctattataatttaagtaattttatttttttaattacaatgtaaaaatattaaataaagaaTAAAAAGTAGACAGCAAGAGTAACTTTCTACCATATattcatttaaaatatattaaaaaataaaatatagaaaaataaaatttagtagTTTAATTATGATTCAATAATCCCAAATAAATCACTTTAAATATATCGGTTCAGtcattcaagtagatggggatgagaggaggatgttagtcataggattaaagccggatggttgaagtggagatgtgccacgagagttttatgtgatcgcaagattcccaataagtcgaaaggaaaattttaccctacagccatacgaccggccatgagataagagttacagagatgagaaatgttaaggtggatgagtggctatactatattagataaagtctgtaatgagagtattagagaaaaggtaggagtagtgTGAATTGGGGATAAATTGAGAGAAgaaagattaaggtggtttggttatGTGAAGCGTAGATAAACGGAGAATCCAGttaaacaagtagagcacattaggttagagtataaaaagaaaaaaagaggtaaacctaaattgacttggaggagagtagtataatatgacctagaagtattacacatttatgaggattttacccaaaatcgtttagagtgaagaaagcgaattcatatagccgaccccaaattttttgaataaaagtttagtttaattgagttgaattataattcaataatataaattatttaatttttaaataatatattaagaataaattaaataaaatatattattttaactatattaattttatttttttaatctatgTAAAAATAAAAGCATATTTCTTTGAGACGGATGgtgttaaatatataaaaaattaaataaattaattaatttatgagtaaaattaaattataaattaattaatataattttaaaataaataaataatagtaaattttaaaagtaaaaaataattcatctagaataaaagaaaataaagactttTTGGTACAAAATACCATCCTGAAAGGgacaatttttataatttgtttttaaattttattttatattttataaaaatttattaaactttaatttgatttttaaaaaactcctctaacatattaaaataaaattttattttacttatttttttcccacattttaaaaaatataggccATTTTATAAAACGGAATATACAAATTATTCGGAGGAAAgggatgaattaaaaaaaaaaaaaagggtaggaaGGAAGGAAGGAAATGGAGGGCCACAGGCA from Hevea brasiliensis isolate MT/VB/25A 57/8 unplaced genomic scaffold, ASM3005281v1 Scaf5, whole genome shotgun sequence includes the following:
- the LOC110664572 gene encoding eukaryotic translation initiation factor NCBP isoform X1; this translates as MDITEKKETENSTNINNDNNNNNAQTAADSASLENIDKEAEERQARDLKAGLHPLKYKFVFWYTRRTPGVRTQTSYEDNIKKIMEFGTVEGFWVCYCHLARPSSLPSPTDLHLFKEGIRPLWEDSANSNGGKWIIRFKKVVSGRFWEDLVLALVGDQLDYSDNVCGAVLSIRFNEDILSIWNRNASDHQAVMALRDSIKRHLKLPHSYVMEYKPHDASLRDNSSYRNTWLRG
- the LOC110664572 gene encoding eukaryotic translation initiation factor NCBP isoform X2, which translates into the protein MDITEKKETENSTNINNDNNNNNAQTAADSASLENIDKEAEERQARDLKAGLHPLKVEGFWVCYCHLARPSSLPSPTDLHLFKEGIRPLWEDSANSNGGKWIIRFKKVVSGRFWEDLVLALVGDQLDYSDNVCGAVLSIRFNEDILSIWNRNASDHQAVMALRDSIKRHLKLPHSYVMEYKPHDASLRDNSSYRNTWLRG